CGCCAAAAATTTCTAACAAGTGGTCTTCCATTCCCAAAGTGAAGGAATTGTATACCAAATCGGCAATTTGATTTGTCCCTTCGTAACCTACAAAAGGTTTGTAACCAATGGGGAAGTTCTGGATATGGATGGGCGCAGCAATGACACCGCAAGGAATATCCAACCGCTTACCAACGTGGCGTTCCATCTGAGTACCGAAAATCGCAGAGGGTTCAACTCGAGCGATCGCATTTCCAATCTCAGTATGGTCATCGGTAATAATCACTTCATCGCAATACTCGCTGACTTGTTCTCGGAACCAATCAGCATCGTACTTGCAGTATGTTCCAGCCCAAACAACATGAATGCCCATTTCCCTTGCCAGAATTTTGGTCATGGCTGCTGCATGGGTATTGTCACCAAACACAACAGCTTTCTTCCCGGTTAAGTTCTGACAGTCAATAGAACGAGAAAACCATGCGGCTTGAGAGACATACAGGGTTTGGTTGTTGATGTACTCTTCGTAATCAACACCAGCACCTTGAGCGTTAATCCCCTGCTGAATTTTGCGAATGCAACGAGCCGTTTCCACAACTCCCATAGGAGTGATATCTACATAGGGCATCCCAAATTCTTTTTCTAGGTAACGAGCTGCCATCATACCTAGTTCCCGGTACACTACGAAGTTAAACCAGGCGCGAGGCAAATTTTTTAACTCGTGAACGGAAGCCCCATCTGGCATCACAACATTCACCTCAATCCCCAAGTCAGCCATCAGCCGCTTCAGTTCGGTGGAGTCATGTTGGTTGTGGAAACCAAGAGTGGAAATACCAATAATGTTGACAGAGGGCTTTTCAGTTTTCCCTTGTGGAAGTTCGCCCTTCTTGCGAGCTTTCTCAATGTAGAATTGAACGATTTGGTGCAGGGTGCTATCGGCGGCCTGTATTTCGTTAACCCGGTAGTGGTTGACATCTGCTAACATCACGTCGGACTTTGTTTCCAGTGTTGCCCGCTCTACAAAGTTTTGTAAATCTTCTTGCAAAATGCTAGAAGTACAGGTAGGCGTCAACACAATCAAGTCTGGGTGTTCTTCTGCATCTTTACGGGTGATGTTGTCCACCACTTTTTCTTGTGAACCGCGTGCCAAAACGTTACGGTCTACAATACTGGCTGTCACCGGGGTAAAGTTCCTCTCCCGTTCTAGCATGGAGCGCATGACGTTGAAGTAATCATCGCCTAGTGGCGCGTGCATGATAGCGTGAACGTTTTTGAAGGAACTAGCAATTCGCAAAGTTCCTATATGAGCGGGACCCGCATACATCCAGTAAGCCAATTTCATTAGTGATGTCTCCTTAAAGGGTAGGGAGTAGGGAGTGGGGAGTGGGGAGTAGGGGAAGCAACCAATGCCCATTTCCCAATGTCCCCCTCAGTGTTTGTTGCTTTTTTAAATCGCTTTTGATTCTCTCAAAATTTGACGTTGATAGAAGTGGGTCGAACAAAGGTTTTTGGGATGTGCGATCGCTAAAACTTTGTTCCTGAGCAGAATTCAGCTTCTCATTTAAACAACAACACGGTTGTTTAAGTGAAATAAATTGTAATGTTTGGGGAAATTTCTTAACTGTTGTTAATATAGAGCAACGCCTCTATACCCCCCACTTCCCACTCCCCACTCCCCACTCCCTCCCTATGCATTTACCAAACGGCGCAAAGATTCAGCGCGACGTTTTGCTGTGGGATTATTGGGATTAATTTTTATTGCGTTTTCGTAAGCTTCCAGTGCTTGGGCGTTTAATTTTTTCCGTTCGTATGAATGACCTAAATTGTTAAACGCTGTCACATAGTCTGGTTTGATTCTCAGAGCTTCTTTGTACTGACGAATCGCTAAGTCATACTGTTCTTGGGCAAAGTAGGCATAACCCAACCCATTGTAAATATAAGCGATATTTTCTTCCCCTTCTTCTTCAGAAGCGTTGAGTGCTTTTTGAAAGAGGGTAATCGCCTGAGAAAAAATCTTTTTTTCCGAATAAATACTAGCTAATTCGTAATATTCTTGAGTCGTACCCTTTTCTTTGGCTAGCTTCTTTCGCAAGCGTGACAGAGAACCTTCACGCTTGCGAGTTTTAAAGATTTGGCGAAAAATGATGACAACTGTAAATGCAAGCAGACCTACTAAAACTGAGAGATAAATAATTGCTAGATTGTTATCCATTGCGAAAAATACAGAACTTTTCTCAAAATAGGACAAATGGCTCAGATAACAATTGTAGCTCTAATGCAGCAGGTCGAATCACTCTGAATGACAATAGGTAGCGAGCGATCGCAACCAAGAATAAAAATCCTTCTCTCCCCCTGCTACCTATTCACGGGAAAATTCCTCTTCCCCCACTCCCCACTCCCCACTCCCTACTCCCTATTCTCTAGACAGTTCACTCTGACTCTGGGATAAACTTTAGAGCAACACCGTTGATACAGTAGCGTTTGCCAGTAGGTTTGGGACCGTCATCAAAGACATGACCCAAATGACCACCACAACGACTGCAGTGGACTTCCATTCTAGTCATAAACAAGGACTTATCCACAGAGATGTCGATCGCATTTTCAATGGGATTAAAGAAGCTAGGCCAGCCAGTCCCACTGTTATACTTAGTATCTGATACAAATAGCGGCTGACTACACCCAGCACACACATAAGTACCTTTAGCGTACTCCTTGTTCAGTGGGCTTGTATGAGGACGCTCTGTAGTATGTTGGCGGAGTACGCAAAACTGCTCTTGGGTCAAACTTTCCTGCCATTCTTGTTCGGTTTTGTTGACTTCAAACTCTCTATTTTTTGAAGTTGTCATAACTTTTGATTTCCTTCTTACTAATGAATAGATTTCAACTATTGCCATTTGCTTTGCGAGCAATTAACCAGTTAAGCCCTTACAAAAATGACTCTTTATTACAGAATAACTGTTTTCTCTACATTAAACCTTAATAACATTTAGATTTAGCAGAGGCTTCAAACCAACTCTTTGCAATTTATTTAGTTCTCCGCAGTACTGCTTCTATTCAAATTTTGCCAATCCGGGTTCGTACTGTGACTCGTCATGACGTTAATACCAAATTTAGGTAGGCTGACGAGCAAATCCTGTCTAAATGGCGTGAGGATTGAACGCAATACTGGAGCGTTGGTCAAAATAAACAAACCTTTATTCCCAAAAAGGTATGCTGATTCATTATTGACTACCTCTTTGGGAGGATTTTTGTATAAGCTAATATAAGATTAAGATAAGGTTATTAAATTCATCGGAATTTACTTGTATATTTTTTTGTATTTTGTCAGTGAGGAGTGCTATTAACCCCAAAATAGGAGACAAGGTGCTGATTTTACGTCCAGCATATGTGGCTGGCAAGATAGGGGAAATTTGCGGTCAAGAAAGTTTAGGCGATGGCACTCAAGAGCGGTGGCTTATCAGAGTTGAAGCTGAAAATGCCACAGAAAGTCTAGTGGTATCGCTGTTTCCAAAAGAGTTTGAGGTCTTCAAGAATGACGTTGAGTCATTTTAGGGTTCATCTGGCGGAGATTCTATGTCGTTAGGAGGCGGCTCCCCAATTCCCAATTCCTTTTTGCTGCGCTTTAACTGTTTCCAGAGCGCTTTAACTTGGTCGTAAGCTTCTTCAGGAGAAAGTTTCCCAGATGTTTCTAAACTGGTGATAATGCCAATTTTCTGGGCAAATTCTTGAAGATTAGCGTTAAAGATTAAATTTTCAGGCTTGACTTGACCGTAATAGCGACCGCGAGGATAGAGAAAATTTTCTTTGTCTGCTGGGTTTGATTGTTCCATTTGTTGACTTCCATTGTATGATTATTCTTCTATTATATTTAATCTTATCTTAATCAAGGTAATCTTTATAACATTAATATCGAAAGTGTTTACGTGTCTACTTGCATGAGATATATTTTTCTCAGCCAAAAAAAACTAAACTATGTAACGAAAAGTAAAATTTCTACATTTAGTTTGTAGTAGCTCTGTCTCCGAAGACAGGGCTACTACAAACTAATTATGGTTATTAACACTGACTTACTTATACGCTATAAGGGATATTTCTGAACCCTAACTTTGAACTTTTAACTTTAGTCATGAGTATCCATCTTCCCCAAGAAACACCACGTCTTATACTTCGCGACTTTGTGGAATCAGATTGGCAAGGAGTCCATAGCTATGCTTCCGATCCAGAAGTCGTTCGTTACTTACCTTTTGGTCCCAACACCAAAGAAGACACTAAGAATTATATACAAACAGAGATTAAAGCTCACCGAAAAAGAAACCGTCAGCATTTTGCCCTCGCAATCACTTTAAAAGAGGACAAGCAATTCATTGGCGCTTGTCGCATTTCCATCACAGAGCCAAATAAGTCAGAAGGTTCTATAGGGTTTTCCTTTGCTAAGCAATTCTGGGGACAGGGATATGCAACAGAAGCAGGGGAAAAACTTTTAGAGTTTGGTTTCCAGCAGTTAAAACTGCATCGAATTTTTGCGATTTGTGACTCTCATAATCATCTCTCTGCAAGGGTTTTGGTAAAAATTGGTATGAGACAGGAAGGCTATTTGCGGGAGTATGAATGGATGCGAGGAGAGTGGCGAGATGTTTTGCTGTACGCGATTTTAGAGAAGGATTGGATACAGATGCAGATTCGGAATATTTAGCTTTAATGTCCTTTGACTTCTACCCCTTTTATCAACTGCGATGATTCATTTCCTAGAGAGGTATCGGGTGTTATTTCAGCAAGGAGAACTGTTTTCCCAACGATTCCACCACAAAGCTCGGAGAGTGATAACCCAATGACCAACAAACTGTGTAACAACCACTTCCTCACTTTAGTAGTATAAAGCATTACTCTTATTATGTTTGGAGAAATTTAAGTATACTACTATTGGATAAAATACCCACCCAATTTTTAAATTATGGGTTTGAAGCTGCTCGCTAATAAGTGTGCATATCTAGGCAAAGCTCTGTAGATTTGCCTAGATATTTTGTGATATGGTGTTTGTAGTGGTTTTATTCACATCCGACAGTGATGCCTAGTTAGCCGTGAAGGTTAAAAAGCTCGTCCTGGGGCTTGTGCGCCACTCAAAACAACTGAATATACACTTTAAGTCTCGTACTGAAATCCGTTTCAGTATCTCTAACTGGGAATTAGTAGTCAAGGAACCTGAGCTACGAAGCAAGGGAACCAAGCAGCAATGCACTTCTAATTGAGCAA
This genomic interval from Scytonema hofmannii PCC 7110 contains the following:
- the bchB gene encoding ferredoxin:protochlorophyllide reductase (ATP-dependent) subunit B, whose protein sequence is MKLAYWMYAGPAHIGTLRIASSFKNVHAIMHAPLGDDYFNVMRSMLERERNFTPVTASIVDRNVLARGSQEKVVDNITRKDAEEHPDLIVLTPTCTSSILQEDLQNFVERATLETKSDVMLADVNHYRVNEIQAADSTLHQIVQFYIEKARKKGELPQGKTEKPSVNIIGISTLGFHNQHDSTELKRLMADLGIEVNVVMPDGASVHELKNLPRAWFNFVVYRELGMMAARYLEKEFGMPYVDITPMGVVETARCIRKIQQGINAQGAGVDYEEYINNQTLYVSQAAWFSRSIDCQNLTGKKAVVFGDNTHAAAMTKILAREMGIHVVWAGTYCKYDADWFREQVSEYCDEVIITDDHTEIGNAIARVEPSAIFGTQMERHVGKRLDIPCGVIAAPIHIQNFPIGYKPFVGYEGTNQIADLVYNSFTLGMEDHLLEIFGGHDTKEVITKGISADSDLAWTKEAQVELNKVPGFVRGKVKRNTEKFARERSFNQITVEVMYAAKEAVGA
- a CDS encoding tetratricopeptide repeat protein, which produces MDNNLAIIYLSVLVGLLAFTVVIIFRQIFKTRKREGSLSRLRKKLAKEKGTTQEYYELASIYSEKKIFSQAITLFQKALNASEEEGEENIAYIYNGLGYAYFAQEQYDLAIRQYKEALRIKPDYVTAFNNLGHSYERKKLNAQALEAYENAIKINPNNPTAKRRAESLRRLVNA
- the msrB gene encoding peptide-methionine (R)-S-oxide reductase MsrB — protein: MAIVEIYSLVRRKSKVMTTSKNREFEVNKTEQEWQESLTQEQFCVLRQHTTERPHTSPLNKEYAKGTYVCAGCSQPLFVSDTKYNSGTGWPSFFNPIENAIDISVDKSLFMTRMEVHCSRCGGHLGHVFDDGPKPTGKRYCINGVALKFIPESE
- a CDS encoding DUF7219 family protein — encoded protein: MEQSNPADKENFLYPRGRYYGQVKPENLIFNANLQEFAQKIGIITSLETSGKLSPEEAYDQVKALWKQLKRSKKELGIGEPPPNDIESPPDEP
- a CDS encoding GNAT family N-acetyltransferase gives rise to the protein MSIHLPQETPRLILRDFVESDWQGVHSYASDPEVVRYLPFGPNTKEDTKNYIQTEIKAHRKRNRQHFALAITLKEDKQFIGACRISITEPNKSEGSIGFSFAKQFWGQGYATEAGEKLLEFGFQQLKLHRIFAICDSHNHLSARVLVKIGMRQEGYLREYEWMRGEWRDVLLYAILEKDWIQMQIRNI